A stretch of DNA from Plasmodium cynomolgi strain B DNA, scaffold: 0147, whole genome shotgun sequence:
gGTACATTTACATTTATCTTTAAATCGTTATTAATATCTGTCTATTCATATGATATGTGTCCGCTGGgacaaaagtaaaaaattctgtTAACAGATCTACAAAATTAATACTTgggtaataattttcttattgTTATTTGCCGGAGAAAACAATAAGTGATTTAGAGCTtgataaaatacataaagaTTTCTTTGCATGTGATGGGAAAatctaaaaattttgataataaGTGTAATGTATTCGAtgaaaagagtaaaaataatccaCATGCCAAAAAACTTTGTAGTAGTCTCGTatattatttagaaaaaatacgtGAAATGAATACACAACAAAAATCTAATAAATATTGTGGTTATTTACATTATTGcttatatgataaaattggTAAAATTCATAACCCATCGAGGACCAAAATTGATGATGTACTTTTTATGAAGAATTTAATAAGGCAGGGAATGAGATTAGCGGTGGGAAATTAAAACATCCTTGTATTGTACcagcattaaaaaattttgatttgaataaatttaaaaaagaaaaatttcgtatatttattttaaaaattatgaaagtatttataatattagtacttccaaaaaggaatataacTTCGTTAAGTATTTAATACATCGTGAGAGTTTTAATCCATTATTTGAAGCATATAAGAAGACCCTTTGTTgttatattctttttccacGTACAGGTCctgattattttccttgtagCTATAAATATTATCTAAAGAATCTCATGTCTgggttaaaaaattgtaaagagGGAAAAGATCCATATCCAAAAGCTCCAGTTGCTGTTACATCGAGAACTGTTAGAAGCGGAACAGGATCTGCAGCAGGAGAAACAGGTGCAAGAGGTTCACCCGGTTCAGCAGGCACAGGAGGCACTGTACGTACAACGAGTACTACAGCTGTGTCAAGCCAAGCAGGAGCAACAAGTTTAGCCGGTGCATCACAACCAAGAGCAGGAATATTAACTAAGCGTAGTGGAGGGACACCTCAATTAGCTCAGAGACCACGTGGATGTACCGAACTCACACATGTTACTGGAGATACGCTTTCTGCACTTCCTGGAGTGGTCTCCCCTCCCTCTGGTTTTTCTGAGATGGCATCTGAAATGTTGAAATCGAATTCCTTTCTCCATACCCGTGTGGGGGGTGCAATAATTT
This window harbors:
- a CDS encoding hypothetical protein (putative), coding for MGKSKNFDNKCNVFDEKSKNNPHAKKLCSSLVYYLEKIREMNTQQKSNKYCGYLHYCLYDKIGKIHNPSRTKIDDAGNEISGGKLKHPCIVPALKNFDLNKFKKEKFRIFILKIMKVFIIL